The Asterias rubens chromosome 16, eAstRub1.3, whole genome shotgun sequence region TGATTGTGCAGccgactgatgatgatgatggtattCAACCATATTCACAAGtcaagtttatttttgtttttcaagattTGCCAAAAAATTCCAAATCCATTCAATTTTTCTAGATTAACAGCAGCAAGTCCTATTTTGTTTCACAGGTAAGAAAAAGCTGATAAGCACTTTTGATGTACTGCACAACCACATGGGTATCCCTCACAAGCAACTTGTGAAGAATCCCCAGGTGTTCAATGGAAGAGTCTACAAGTTGCAAGAGAGGCATCAGGTAGGAATTAATCCAACCCCCAAATTATTTACCCTgtacctttgtttacaaacagaGTGACCTTACTACATCCCATGTTTTTTTCCTGGCAGGCGAGATTGTACACAGGGAAATTTGTcataaatgcaacaaattcaaGAGTTAAAAAATGAAcaactgaacaagttttgaaagtgtaagatgttttgttttcttccactGCGCTGTGCACAAATGGTGCCTGCATGAAGGCATGAAGTCAGAGTATACAGTTCTTAACAGACATCGGTGTAAGGGCAACACCTctataatatattttgttatcccCGGTGCAAAATTAATATCTAATAAACCTCTCATTTTAAATTCTCACACGGTACATTTGGATACCCACATGTACACAACCCTCCCCTCAgtcataacttttttttaaacgtacttCTGAAattcaaaaaaaattgtaattgttcatATTGAATTTTTATTTCTGAATctcatattttattgtttcagtTCCTGAAATTGCTTGGCCTCGCTCAGTACGACCCGACCAAGCCGGGCTACATCTCAACTGAAAACTTATCTAAGGTTCCAGATGCTGCCTTCGCACAAGAAATCGCCAAGTCCTCCATTAATGAATACAAtactttcttaaagacactgtaatTATCTTCACAATGGTATTTTATTGCAACAGTCAAACATGAACTTGGAgtattttgtaacaatttcACATAAAATGTATAAAACCATCATTGATTTTAACTTTAGAAGTTCtttcttgatatttttataTCCACCATTCCATCTGTAATCTCATCTAAATTTTAGCATAGGTTttggtttaaacaaaatggtgtcaattttgttttcggtCCATTGCGGAATGCCAAACTAAACACAAACAGCCATTATTTGTTCTGTGAATATTCGCCTACCAAAATCCATGGTATTTGGAGTAGGCCTCGTTTGATTTTAACAAATGCCACATGACCAAAAATCCTCCAATCAAACGACAAGGATCTACTTGGTTGGTACACAAATTAAATGCACATGTACATATGAGCCATAAGGTTCCCAGGGTAAATTGACCCGGGCAGGCTGTCCTGGCCCAAAGGTCAGGCTGACCCAGTATtcgcagggaaccagtcacaaactgcgCACAGAACATAACATTTTAGCTGGGGCCTTTCCCGATCTTCGGCTTAGGCTCTGGCTAACCCTTTTCAAGTATATGTAAGCAAAAGGGTTTGGTGCATAGTAAATGTTTGTGCCTCAATAATCAAAGCAGATCTACAGATGGAATTAGATTATGGTTCTAGAATGGTCAACTCGGTGATAAAATATGCCaccaagagtaggagggttactTGAATTATTCATCTATTCTGTGAGTGATTAAAAATCTGTCAAAATACGAaagaattgaaatgtttttctcagtgttcttttgttcaaaatgttgtttttgtaacaGTTCAACTTATCGGAACACTATGACTGGACATATAATGCAATTTTGAGTTCACAGGGCTTCTTAAAACTAACCCCTAGTGTCTTTGTTAGACATTGCACCCAACCAGGGCTTCGCAGAGGTAATGGTTGTCTTGGTACACAAGACATTCTGCGTTGTCATACACGTCCACTGATAAAGGGCGCTCTCTGTAAGCCATGAACCAGACCGACTTTTCGTATGATCATTTGTGCAAATCGTCCAATGGTTGCtacaaaattgtcaaaatagTGGTAGTTGGTGTAGCAATACTGGCTATGGCTGTTATTATTACTCATAGCCAAAGTCGTCAGCCTGTAACTGTAGCTAGAAGTCAAAAGCAGGTCACTCATTGGCCCATCCTGTTCACCTCGTGTATCCTGCACATATTCTATTGTTTCATCATCAATTTACACTAGTTATATTAAGACGACGGTGcgatgacatcaatgcattcAAGGTCCTTTGGCCTAACCTCCAAGATGTTCCACAATAGTTTCAGTTTGGTTTGGTGCCTTACTAAGGGTTAACTCTCTGTGGATGATAACTCTGCCTTTTCTCGTTGTTTGTTGAAGGAACCCAACCTCTGTAGTACTTCTATTGATGAGAGACAGCTGCTTTTGAAGAGCACTTGTTTACCATCGTCTGAATGAAATATAATGATAAACGATTAGaataatgtttacaaaaaacatgACATTCTTTCAGTAATAATGGGAAGCTATATGGCAAAATTAAACTTGCACTGGAACTTTTCAAGGGAAACCAGCGTTGACCAGTGGGAAAGACCAGGGCCAATAACAAGGGGGAATGGAAGTGCCAAGCCCTTGAGGAGCAGTGCTGCCTTGAATATCAATGGCAACAAACAAGAGATGTGCCCAATCCTGGCCAAACATTTGTAGGGTACAGTAGATGATGGATTTGAAAGAAGATGTGGCCATCCAGGGGCAAAGGGCAATTGCCAGGGGCAACGGCCTGGGGCAAGGGCCAGGGGCGATGGCCAGGGGGCAAGGGCCAATCCTGGCCAAACATTTGTagagtacatgtagatgatgGATTTGAAAGAAGAAGTGGCAATCTAGGGGCAATGGCTAGAAGGGATGGCCAGGACCGGTGGGCAGGGTTAGTGAATAGTCACTAGGCAGGGTTAGTGACTAGTCACTAGGGCCAACGAGCAGGGCCAATTGCCTCAAGAATCAAGCCTGCAGTACTACTGTACTATCCAAAACAATGTCTATTGTTCTGAAGATACTTACCAAACAGCACGGTGATTGCAGGATCAGAACCGTCATGTTTGACCTTTGACTTCACTAGGCATTTTGGATTGGTATTGATGACGGGGCCACTTCGAACACGGCTCAGGAATTGCCTGCATTGTAGATATGGGTGTAtaaaaatttacaaacattattttattatcatCATAAATATTTCTGGTTGGTTAATCAAACATTGAGGATGTACCTCAGTCATTTATATGATGCATTTATTGAGCAAATTGTCACTGCCAGTGCCggctccaccccccccccccccccccccccagtggaTGAAGCCTCCTGTCATAATTTCATTGTGATTCAGAACTGCAATGCATTATGGGTAGGCAGAAGGGGCATTCGACGACCGTTTTGTATGTTGTCATGAACGacttgcgataacgtaaccctcctcttgGCGGCCATCCGGAGGTTTACTTACGTTAATGCAACTAATGAACGAAGTGCGCATGCATAGCCTATATCTCTGTGCTTATCAcaataaacctttaaaaaaatgcccAGGGACGGCTTTTTGCCTTAACTTTGTAAGTAAGTTTAACTTGCCTTAGCCCCTCCACCCGGCCCAACATTTAACAACAATGGTCAACCATCCCACTTCTCTTTTCAAACTGTTGGACACATGTTGCTTtaactttgtttctttattttaatttcagaCATTCCTATTTGATTAAATTTATATgttataatttaattttgtttattctgaTTAATTAATAAGATTCTGAATCTGATTCACtgaataattttattatttattgctccatgattaaACCATAATATTAAACTCACCTTGCAGATTGAGCATTTGCTTCCCACGGGCAGAATTCCACCATGATACTCTTGATAAACTTTAGGGTGACGTGCTTAACAACCGCTGGCATTTTGAGATTTCTTTATGCAGCGAGCTAGTTTTTGTGTGttgaagaaaatgaaaaacctCTCTGGAAGaacctttaaaaacaacacacacacagggtcctactaaaagccgacaactcgccgacaacgccgacaacaagtccagagcgccgacaactcgccgccaacaagttttaattacctcgaaaattgccaatataccatagatgtattagaactatatgtgttctgtaattataaacataaatttaatggaaaaacttcacgaaaagtgtgaatttttaaccagaaaaaaaactgaacgttaACGGAAAACGGTCgcacgccatcttggcttaaaatcgtgttcggaccagcccattatgatgcgggtgagtcagacttagcaatagagggcgggcgtcatgcactgtgcacactgcagtgaaggttttcacatgaagcccgccctctgttgttgacaagtgctaaatctacccgtatcataatggtctggtccaaacacggtttttaagccaagatggcgtccgaccgcttttcgtgcaagtgaagtttttttctggttaaaaattcacactttttgtgaagtttttccattaactttatgtttatattacagaacacatatagttctaatacatctatggtttattggccatttttgaggtaattaaaacttgttggcggcgagttgtcggcgctctggacttgttgtcggcgttgtcggcgagttgtcggcttttagtaggaccgcacacacacacatggaTTGGAACCTCCGCTACTGGTCGGGCTCCAAGTTGAGGCCAGCCAATTTTTTTATGAACACCGTCAACGTCCGTCACTCACCATCcagtctacctccatgcactAACAGTAACACACATTTTGATGCACCTGTTTTCAATTATTTGACGAGACAATAAACGAAAACTATTAACAAAACCGCATAAAATCCAaactaattctacctccatgatgtgaACAACAAGGCAGTAGCTCCACTTTTGTGTTGCCCACACAAAAGTGAGGGTATAAAAGCACACCTTGAAAAGAGACtacggcccttttcgaaactacggctccggcttttgattcggctcaggctagcttccAGTTGTGCGTGATTCTTTTTAtaagaggacggagcctgaagcagAATGCAGCACAAAGGCcgttgtttcgaaaagggcctaaggAGGGCGCTATGTTTACCATTAATTAGCATTGACGTCAATGTCACTGTGGGATACGCAATACAATATGGCGGAAATGAAGTGACTGATAACGCATAACGCATTGTGAGAACAAAACCAGAACCAACTGAGtaagtttatttccacagttttTCAAGCTTTATTTCATACTTGACTTATGTGTTCTTGGTTCTTATATGAAAGCATTACACTTAACTTCTAATTCAGTGTTTCTGTTTCCAATTCCACATGATTTGTTTGTTCTCCTCATTACATTAGTAATAGTAGAGTCGAGTCAGTCAGACTCATCAGCACTGCATGCAGCAGAAgagagttttgtttttaacttttcatTTAATTCCTTCACggaaaactttccgtatggcgccaccacctttttactcatttttacaaaaagggatatctcatttatctcattgaggtaaattagtagttatcgcaactagtaaattagattagatactatattattttttattttccaactttattatattttaagaaaagaaacaattagTGAATTACAAATTGCATTTGATTCAAACTCGATTTTAACGCTACCTTTCTAATCTTCTTGTccggttaaagccattatacactttcggaacagaaacaaaaataaaagttcacagacttacaaaGAACTGACAGGGTCTACAGAAGGTAACGGTtaaaaaaagacttctcttgaaatattattccatgaaatgctttactttaaataccgacaactcacgacccctcacgacaactcacaacaacaatttttaaatgcactttaacagaacatttgaacatttatgtcaaccgttaaatatatgcacaagagtcatatgcacccaaatcatttttaattgtaaaaaaggtgtttttttacctGAATGTAGTAATGAACggtaatatccgccatgttgtctttcgacgcacttggacgattctattacaccgcagggggcgaggtaatttctgagggctgatttttattttttcgttttggttttagctgctgattttgtctttcttgttagtaactaagccgccactctggaatgcgaagacattaaaacaattatcaaatctcgatatcgagaataacagatttattttaagcacCGTATGTcaatgacacggcgaaacgcgcggaaacaagggtgggtttccccgttattttctcccgactccgatgaccgattgagcctaaatttcacaggtttgttatttta contains the following coding sequences:
- the LOC117300979 gene encoding 39S ribosomal protein L53, mitochondrial-like; the protein is MPAVVKHVTLKFIKSIMVEFCPWEANAQSARQFLSRVRSGPVINTNPKCLVKSKVKHDGSDPAITVLFDDGKQVLFKSSCLSSIEVLQRLGSFNKQREKAELSSTES